In Scomber japonicus isolate fScoJap1 chromosome 7, fScoJap1.pri, whole genome shotgun sequence, one genomic interval encodes:
- the LOC128362212 gene encoding transmembrane protein 275-like, with amino-acid sequence MVLPENTSRPSAAKKVPKQRPLRHQSLPSPALCCACGLCIMLAGINITLVGAFAFGTFIPTGNPPIVIGPLLLLIALAFFTACCVVSRRPPAHMAHKAKGGEKWGLMRMGTAAFEMETSEHTLQDTTAVQLSPTNSLSSSHKSSSSHGSDAAPAACQEGACELISE; translated from the coding sequence ATGGTGCTACCTGAAAACACCTCCAGACCTTCTGCTGCCAAGAAGGTCCCCAAGCAGCGCCCCCTGCGGCACCAGAGCCTGCCCTCCCCGGCCTTGTGCTGTGCCTGTGGCCTATGCATTATGCTGGCTGGCATCAACATAACCCTGGTGGGAGCCTTCGCCTTTGGCACCTTTATCCCGACTGGCAACCCCCCCATTGTCATCGGACCTCTTCTTTTATTGATAGCTCTGGCTTTCTTCACAGCCTGCTGTGTGGTCAGCAGAAGACCACCGGCCCACATGGCTCACAAGGCCAAGGGGGGCGAGAAGTGGGGGCTAATGCGGATGGGGACGGCAGCATTTGAGATGGAGACCAGTGAGCACACGCTGCAGGACACCACAGCTGTGCAGCTCAGCCCCACCAACTCCCTCAGCTCCTCTCACAAGTCCAGCTCCAGCCACGGGAGTGACGCTGCTCCGGCTGCCTGTCAGGAAGGAGCTTGTGAGCTTATATCAGAGTAA